The following proteins are co-located in the Molothrus ater isolate BHLD 08-10-18 breed brown headed cowbird chromosome 29, BPBGC_Mater_1.1, whole genome shotgun sequence genome:
- the LOC118696148 gene encoding dnaJ homolog subfamily A member 1-like, with amino-acid sequence MVKETGYYDLLGVRPGASLDEIKRAYRRLALRYHPDKNPSEGERFKQISQAYEVLSDAHKRALYDRGGERAMKEGGLGGRGGGGGFGSPMDIFDLFFGGGVRMRGRADRRGKTVVHQLSVSLEDLYNGSTRKLSLQKNIICRKCGGCGVREGAQRRCPKCHGSGMEVRIHQLGPSMIQQIQTVCSQCQGQGEWIRPRDCCLTCNGRKVVREKKILSVHLDKGMKDGQKITFHEEGDQVPGLEPGDIIIVLDQKEHPVFRRSGDDLIVRREISLADALCGCRQVIHTLDNRTLLVSSPPGDVIRPGDLKCIPNEGMPVYRSPFQKGKLILQFEVKFPEPGWLPTDRLRQLQGFFPPQEEVMATEDTEEVELSDYTAQGGPGRRPYTGEAYHEDDFEDGMRQHVQCQTS; translated from the exons ATGGTGAAGGAGACGGGTTACTACGACCTGCTGGGCGTGCGGCCGGGCGCCAGCCTGGACGAGATCAAGCGCGCGTACCGGCGCCTGGCACTGCGCTACCACCCCGACAAGAACCCCAGCGAGGGCGAGCGG ttCAAGCAGATCTCCCAGGCCTACGAGGTGCTGTCGGACGCCCACAAACGGGCGCTCTACGACCGCGGCGGCGAGCGTGCCATGAAGGAGGGAGGCCTGGGGGGCcgcgggggaggcggcggctTCGGCTCCCCCATGGACATCTTCGACCTCTTCTTTGGAGGGGGAGTGAGGATGCGTGGCCGGGCAGACAGGAGAG GGAAGACAGTGGTGCACCAGCTCTCGGTGTCGCTGGAGGATCTGTACAACGGCTCCACAcggaagctgtccctgcagaaaAACATCATCTGCCGCAAGTGTGGAG gctgcgGGGTGCGGGAGGGCGCCCAGAGGAGGTGCCCCAAGTGCCACGGCTCGGGCATGGAAGTTCGCATCCACCAGCTGGGGCCCAGCATGATCCAGCAGATCCAGACCgtgtgctcccagtgccagggccagggcGAGTGGATCCGGCCCCGTGACTGCTGCCTCACCTGCAACGGCCGCAAGGTGGTGCGAGAGAAGAAAATCCTCAGCGTGCACCTGGATAAag GCATGAAGGACGGGCAGAAAATCACTTTCCACGAGGAAGGGGACCAGGTGCCCGGCCTGGAGCCCGGGGACATCATCATTGTCCTGGATCAGAAGGAACATCCTGTTTTCCGGCGCAGCGGTGACGACCTGATTGTCAGGAGGGAGATCAGCCTGGCAGACGCCCTGTGTGGGTGCAGGCAGGTGATCCACACCCTGGACAACCGCACCCTGCTCGTGTCCTCCCCGCCAG GTGACGTGATCCGACCTGGGGACCTGAAGTGCATCCCCAACGAGGGGATGCCCGTCTACAGGAGCCCCTTTCAGAAAGGAAAGCTCATCCTGCAGTTCGAG GTGAAGTTCCCCGAGCCGGGCTGGCTCCCCACGGATCGCCTGCGGCAGCTGCAGGGCTTCTTCCCGCCGCAGGAGGAGGTGATGGCCACGGAGGACACGGAGGAGGTGGAGCTCAGCGATTACACGGCGcagggcgggccgggccggcggccCTACACGGGGGAAGCCTATCACGAGGATGATTTCGAGGATGGCATGCGGCAGCACGTGCAGTGCCAGACCTCATAG